A single region of the Syntrophotaleaceae bacterium genome encodes:
- a CDS encoding response regulator transcription factor gives MAKKHILVVEDEEDILALIHYNLTREGFRVTCATSGEEALKIIRQDLPDLMILDLMLPGMDGLEVCRRVKSENRGTETAVIMVTAKGEEADVVTGLELGADDYVTKPFSPRILIARVRTVLRRREAQPVEGEEPEVIQIDQLLIHPGRNEVLIAGQPVDLTFTEFRVLHFLAGRPGWVFTRYQIVNAVRGDDYSVTDRAVDVQIVGLRKKLGSYGKYIETVRGVGYRFKD, from the coding sequence ATGGCCAAAAAACATATTCTGGTGGTCGAGGATGAGGAAGATATCCTCGCTCTGATTCATTACAACCTGACGCGGGAGGGATTCCGGGTGACCTGCGCCACCAGCGGCGAGGAGGCCCTGAAGATTATCCGGCAGGATTTACCGGATCTGATGATACTGGACCTGATGCTGCCGGGAATGGATGGGCTGGAAGTCTGCCGCCGGGTGAAATCGGAAAACAGGGGGACGGAGACGGCGGTCATCATGGTGACGGCAAAGGGGGAGGAGGCGGACGTGGTCACGGGCCTCGAACTCGGCGCCGACGATTACGTCACCAAGCCCTTCAGCCCGCGGATTCTGATCGCCCGGGTGCGCACGGTGCTTCGCCGCAGAGAGGCCCAGCCGGTCGAAGGGGAAGAGCCGGAAGTGATCCAGATCGATCAGTTGCTGATCCATCCCGGCCGCAACGAAGTGCTCATTGCCGGCCAGCCTGTCGATCTCACCTTTACAGAATTTCGGGTATTGCACTTTCTGGCGGGCAGGCCGGGCTGGGTCTTTACCCGCTATCAGATCGTCAACGCAGTGCGGGGCGACGATTACTCCGTCACCGACCGGGCGGTTGACGTCCAGATTGTCGGGCTCCGCAAAAAGCTCGGCTCCTACGGCAAATATATCGAAACGGTTCGAGGTGTCGGCTACCGCTTCAAGGATTGA
- a CDS encoding ATP-binding protein has protein sequence MKNVRLLWQIFPSYVVIILAALVGVTWYFAGTIKNFYFEQTKSALEARAALITAPAAPLLVSGDYSAIDALAKDLGTQISTRFTIILPDGRVVGDTYEDPQRMENHAGREEIAGAMTGSASTATRFSRTLQERLMYAALPVKVNGQVLGVVRAARGVTAIDSTLAQVYRQVAVAGVVVLLAAAVLSFFVSRHISRPLEEMRRGAERFAEGRFDKKLSISGASELSALGRAMNLMAAQLDDRIKTIVRQRNEQEAVLASMIEGVLALDMDERILHMNQAAAELLSIRPEQAQGSRIQEVARKADLQRFVARTLASPSPVEGEIVLRDGKERFLQAHGTVLRDAKKTDIGVLIVLNDVTRLRRLENVRKDFVANVSHELKTPITAIKGSVETLLDGDMVEQPDAQNFLRIIAKQADRLNAIIDDLLALSRIEQGAETNGMPMEVDGLEPTLRSALQACEVAAADKAIRLGLHCAAGLKARINAPLLEQAVVNLVDNAIKYSEANSEIEVKATKASNEVVIQVKDHGCGIAQEHLPRLFERFYRVDKARSRRQGGTGLGLAIVKHIVQAHGGRITVNSVPGEGSEFSIHLPAV, from the coding sequence ATGAAAAACGTCCGCCTGCTCTGGCAAATTTTCCCTTCCTACGTCGTCATCATTCTGGCCGCCCTTGTCGGCGTGACCTGGTATTTTGCCGGGACCATAAAAAATTTCTATTTCGAACAGACCAAAAGCGCTTTGGAGGCCCGTGCCGCACTGATAACCGCACCGGCTGCCCCGCTGCTCGTTTCCGGCGATTATTCCGCCATTGATGCCTTGGCCAAGGATCTGGGAACCCAGATTTCAACCCGATTTACCATTATCCTGCCCGATGGACGGGTGGTCGGCGATACCTACGAGGATCCTCAGCGGATGGAAAACCATGCTGGTCGGGAGGAGATCGCGGGGGCCATGACCGGCAGCGCCTCCACGGCCACCCGTTTTAGTCGCACCTTGCAGGAACGCCTGATGTATGCGGCTTTGCCCGTAAAAGTCAATGGTCAGGTTTTGGGCGTTGTCCGGGCGGCCCGGGGAGTTACGGCCATCGACTCCACTTTGGCCCAGGTCTATCGGCAGGTGGCGGTGGCCGGTGTGGTCGTGCTTCTGGCGGCGGCGGTGCTCAGCTTCTTCGTCTCCCGGCACATCAGCCGCCCTCTCGAAGAGATGCGCCGGGGTGCGGAGCGCTTTGCCGAGGGACGATTCGACAAAAAGCTGTCGATATCCGGAGCCAGTGAACTTTCCGCCCTTGGCCGGGCCATGAACCTGATGGCCGCCCAGCTCGACGACCGGATCAAAACCATCGTCCGCCAGCGTAACGAGCAGGAGGCGGTGCTGGCCAGCATGATCGAAGGGGTGTTGGCGCTGGATATGGACGAACGGATTCTGCACATGAATCAGGCCGCCGCCGAACTCCTCAGTATCCGCCCCGAACAGGCCCAGGGAAGCCGCATTCAGGAGGTGGCCAGAAAGGCCGACCTGCAGCGCTTCGTCGCCCGCACTCTGGCCAGCCCGTCCCCAGTGGAAGGGGAGATCGTGCTGCGGGACGGCAAGGAAAGATTCCTTCAGGCTCACGGCACCGTTCTGCGGGATGCAAAAAAAACCGATATCGGGGTCCTGATCGTGCTGAACGATGTGACCCGGCTGCGACGGTTGGAAAACGTCCGCAAGGATTTTGTGGCCAACGTCTCGCATGAGTTGAAGACACCGATCACCGCCATCAAGGGGTCTGTCGAAACCCTGCTGGACGGCGACATGGTGGAACAGCCGGATGCCCAGAATTTCTTGAGGATCATCGCCAAGCAGGCGGATCGTCTCAATGCCATTATCGATGACTTGCTCGCCCTGTCGAGGATCGAGCAGGGAGCCGAAACCAACGGCATGCCGATGGAGGTGGATGGCTTGGAACCCACGCTCCGCTCGGCTCTGCAGGCCTGTGAAGTGGCGGCGGCTGACAAGGCGATCCGCCTGGGATTGCATTGCGCCGCGGGATTGAAGGCGCGCATCAACGCCCCCCTGCTCGAGCAGGCGGTGGTGAACCTGGTGGACAACGCCATCAAATACAGCGAGGCCAACAGTGAAATCGAGGTGAAGGCGACGAAAGCATCGAATGAAGTGGTGATTCAAGTGAAAGACCACGGCTGCGGGATCGCCCAGGAGCATCTGCCGCGGTTGTTCGAGCGGTTCTACCGTGTCGACAAAGCCCGCAGCCGAAGGCAGGGCGGGACCGGACTCGGTTTGGCGATCGTCAAACATATCGTCCAGGCTCACGGCGGCAGGATCACCGTCAACAGCGTTCCCGGAGAGGGGAGCGAGTTCAGCATCCACCTGCCTGCGGTGTAG
- a CDS encoding phosphate ABC transporter substrate-binding protein codes for MKFKGIKQMAAGALAVLAVIPLTVAGSHAEQLKVDGKIPAYSKVQGVSGNLNSIGSDTLNNLMTLWAEGFRKQYPNVNIQIEGKGSSTAPPALIEGTAQIGPMSRDMKKSEIEAFEQKYGFKPVAIGVALDSLAVYVNKDNPIKALSLQEVDAIFSRTRKGGLGQDIETWGQVGLDGSWAAKPVSLYGRNSASGTYGYFKEKALFKGDYKDIVKEQPGSASVVLAVTEDVSGIGYSGIGYKTSGVKAIALSKEQGKEAYEPSYENVLAGKYPLGRMLYLYVAKKPNEPLPKMVEEFLKYALSKEGQEVVIKDGYLPLPAKVVEDQLAKLK; via the coding sequence ATGAAATTCAAGGGCATTAAACAAATGGCGGCTGGCGCACTGGCCGTGCTGGCGGTGATCCCCCTGACTGTCGCCGGCAGCCATGCCGAGCAGCTCAAGGTGGACGGCAAAATTCCTGCCTACAGCAAGGTCCAGGGCGTTTCCGGCAATCTCAACAGCATCGGGTCCGACACCCTCAACAACCTGATGACCCTGTGGGCCGAAGGGTTCCGCAAGCAGTATCCCAACGTCAACATCCAGATCGAAGGCAAGGGGTCGAGCACCGCTCCTCCTGCCCTGATCGAGGGTACCGCCCAGATCGGTCCCATGTCCCGCGATATGAAGAAGAGTGAAATCGAGGCCTTTGAACAGAAATACGGCTTCAAACCGGTTGCCATCGGCGTCGCCCTCGATTCCCTGGCTGTCTACGTCAATAAGGACAATCCCATCAAGGCTCTCTCCCTGCAGGAAGTCGACGCCATCTTCTCCCGCACCCGCAAGGGTGGTTTAGGCCAGGATATCGAAACCTGGGGTCAGGTCGGTCTCGACGGCAGCTGGGCCGCCAAGCCGGTCAGCCTTTACGGCCGTAACTCCGCCTCCGGCACCTACGGTTACTTCAAGGAAAAAGCCCTGTTCAAGGGAGATTACAAGGATATCGTCAAGGAACAGCCCGGTTCCGCCTCCGTCGTTCTGGCCGTGACCGAGGATGTGAGCGGCATCGGCTACTCGGGTATCGGCTACAAGACCTCTGGCGTCAAGGCCATCGCTCTTTCCAAGGAGCAGGGTAAAGAGGCGTATGAGCCTTCCTACGAGAACGTGCTGGCAGGCAAGTATCCCCTGGGCCGCATGCTCTATCTCTACGTGGCCAAAAAACCCAACGAGCCGCTGCCCAAGATGGTGGAGGAATTCCTGAAATACGCCCTCAGCAAAGAAGGCCAGGAAGTCGTGATCAAGGACGGTTACCTCCCGCTGCCTGCCAAGGTCGTGGAGGACCAGCTGGCCAAGCTGAAGTAA
- a CDS encoding ABC transporter permease subunit, with amino-acid sequence MNPKYFKRAQRNDRIARRIITLGGMAVIFSVILILFLIAKVTFPLFSAPKIQEATFFSLTDSEGEATLAAAVDDYLENAVLLKRSGLFAFYDPREGRLVQKIAVEPPVAGATVAEVEKTAPLRFNLLWSNGTSTLEEVSFTASFGDQGKRTFEPRVTRLGYWEPLSRQTAGRVLVRSDDEGSQVRVSLLPDHSLRVEQQATTTSLFGETEVEEEVSILQGPPREGITALALNRDGSTLYAGTDRGTLLRWDLSEPGDPILLDRLPAFSDQRGITALSLMLGEISLAVGDSRGGVTTWFPVASPASGGVKRLQLIHTLQDHDSPVETLIPSQREKSLFSVDRNGTVHLDHMTSERHLLTLFSGKSLKHLAVSGRGTGLLTVDSSGRATTWWLHNPHPEVSWRTLFGKVWYENYDEPVFAWQSSSASDDFEPKLSLTPLIFGTIKGTCYAMLFAIPLALFGAIYTSQFGNDRLRGMIKPAVEIMAAIPSVIIGFLAALWFAPLLEKSVPALFVSILLVPTFLLAAIVAWQMLEKRPFFRRLGRGHEFLLLAPVLIAAVACAVFLGPVFENWLFDGNFKLWLFGDMGVRYDPRNNIVIAFALGFAVIPIIFTIAEDSLSNVPHSLKAASLALGASRWQTVWRIILPSASPGIFAGTMIGLGRAIGETMIVLMATGNTPIMDWSIFNGMRPLSSNIAVEIPEAPHGGTLYRVLFLSAVLLFMMTFILNTVAELVRQRLRKKYGRF; translated from the coding sequence ATGAATCCAAAGTATTTCAAGCGTGCCCAGCGTAATGACCGGATCGCCCGCAGAATCATCACTCTTGGCGGTATGGCGGTTATTTTCAGTGTTATCCTGATCCTGTTCCTGATCGCTAAAGTGACCTTCCCGCTCTTTTCGGCGCCTAAAATACAAGAAGCCACTTTTTTTTCCCTGACTGATTCTGAGGGTGAAGCCACCCTGGCAGCCGCGGTGGACGATTACCTGGAAAATGCGGTGCTGCTGAAGCGAAGCGGTCTCTTTGCCTTCTACGATCCCAGAGAAGGCCGTCTGGTCCAAAAAATTGCCGTCGAACCTCCTGTCGCCGGCGCAACTGTCGCGGAGGTTGAGAAGACCGCACCCCTGCGCTTCAACCTGTTATGGAGCAACGGGACGTCGACCCTTGAAGAGGTTTCCTTTACCGCAAGCTTTGGTGACCAGGGAAAACGAACCTTCGAGCCTCGGGTCACCAGGCTGGGTTATTGGGAGCCACTGTCCAGGCAGACGGCCGGCCGGGTTCTGGTCAGGTCCGATGATGAAGGCAGCCAGGTTCGCGTCAGTCTGCTGCCAGATCACAGTCTGAGGGTGGAGCAGCAGGCGACCACAACCAGTCTGTTCGGCGAGACCGAGGTGGAAGAGGAGGTCTCGATTCTGCAGGGCCCGCCCCGGGAAGGGATCACGGCACTCGCCCTGAACAGGGACGGCAGCACGCTGTATGCCGGGACCGACCGGGGCACCCTGCTGCGCTGGGACCTTTCGGAGCCGGGAGATCCGATTCTGCTCGACCGGCTTCCCGCTTTCTCCGATCAACGGGGCATCACCGCCCTCAGCCTTATGCTGGGCGAAATATCCCTTGCGGTGGGTGACAGCCGTGGTGGAGTCACGACCTGGTTCCCAGTGGCTTCACCGGCATCAGGGGGAGTGAAACGTCTGCAACTTATTCATACCCTGCAAGACCACGACAGTCCCGTCGAAACCCTTATTCCTTCACAACGGGAAAAAAGTCTGTTCAGCGTAGATCGCAACGGCACCGTCCATCTGGATCACATGACCAGCGAACGCCATCTCCTGACTCTTTTTTCCGGAAAATCGCTGAAGCATCTGGCCGTCTCCGGGCGGGGTACGGGGCTTTTAACAGTTGATTCCTCCGGTCGGGCGACAACCTGGTGGCTGCACAATCCCCATCCGGAAGTGAGTTGGCGCACCCTTTTCGGCAAGGTCTGGTACGAAAACTATGATGAGCCGGTCTTTGCCTGGCAATCCTCCTCGGCCAGCGACGATTTTGAACCCAAGCTCAGTCTGACCCCTTTGATCTTCGGCACCATCAAGGGGACCTGCTACGCCATGCTTTTCGCCATCCCCCTTGCCCTGTTCGGAGCCATCTATACCAGCCAGTTCGGCAATGATCGTTTGCGGGGGATGATCAAACCGGCGGTAGAAATTATGGCGGCCATACCATCCGTCATCATCGGCTTCCTGGCGGCCCTGTGGTTTGCCCCGCTGCTGGAAAAATCCGTGCCGGCTCTGTTCGTTTCGATACTTCTGGTTCCCACTTTCCTGCTGGCTGCCATTGTCGCCTGGCAGATGCTGGAGAAACGACCCTTTTTCCGGCGTTTGGGCAGGGGGCATGAATTTCTGCTGCTGGCGCCGGTCCTGATCGCTGCTGTGGCCTGTGCCGTATTTTTGGGGCCTGTGTTCGAGAACTGGCTTTTCGACGGAAATTTCAAGCTTTGGCTCTTTGGTGACATGGGGGTGCGTTACGACCCGCGCAACAATATCGTTATCGCTTTCGCCCTCGGCTTCGCGGTTATACCCATCATCTTCACCATCGCCGAAGATTCCCTCTCCAATGTCCCGCACAGTCTCAAGGCGGCCTCCCTGGCCCTGGGTGCCAGCCGTTGGCAGACCGTCTGGCGGATTATTCTGCCTTCGGCCAGCCCGGGGATTTTTGCCGGTACCATGATCGGTTTGGGAAGGGCCATCGGTGAAACCATGATCGTGCTCATGGCAACGGGCAACACTCCCATCATGGACTGGAGTATTTTCAACGGAATGCGGCCCTTGTCCTCCAACATTGCGGTCGAAATTCCGGAAGCACCGCACGGGGGCACTCTGTACAGGGTCCTGTTTCTGTCGGCGGTGCTGCTCTTCATGATGACCTTCATTCTCAATACCGTCGCCGAACTGGTACGGCAGAGGCTGCGTAAAAAATATGGACGATTCTAG
- the pstA gene encoding phosphate ABC transporter permease PstA: MKKFWRQGEPFIWGTAAALSITLLLAATLLVVVMVNGLGVFWPSQVALATLQDGSRVMGELVRKEAIYQGEGERLQFKVGNRDLYGLDFRWVDEEQIARLEFPENAVVLERQEYGNFYGMLSSVSLPAPAGEATDTWDLLDQAHALVEERMEVVEDIGDQLTSLNIRMGKLRNRQLELKHGGRAPADAALQQIENQMQQIREKFEGLVDRQNALLKELHEVTATFVSADGTEKVMEVANLVRYYRPNEMGLGEKVLFYLSKLGELILGEPREANTEGGLFPAIFGTVMLIFVMSLVSFPLGVLAAIYLREYAKDGLIVRLVRIAVNNLAGIPSIVYGIFGLAFFVYGIGSSIDMLFFPERLPNPTFGTGGILWASLTLSLLTVPVVIVSTEEALGAIPAGVRDGSLALGATKFQTLWRILLPMASPGIMTGLILAMARAAGEVAPLMITGVVKLAPALPLDGNFPYLHLDRKFMHLGFHIYDIGFQSPNVEAAKPMVFVTTLLLVLIVLVMSSIAIHLRNKMKKRYTYRAF; encoded by the coding sequence ATGAAAAAATTCTGGCGGCAAGGTGAACCTTTCATCTGGGGAACTGCGGCCGCTCTCAGCATCACGCTGCTGCTCGCTGCCACACTTCTCGTGGTGGTGATGGTCAACGGCCTGGGGGTTTTCTGGCCGTCGCAGGTCGCCCTGGCAACCTTGCAGGACGGTAGCCGGGTCATGGGCGAACTGGTCCGCAAGGAAGCGATCTATCAGGGGGAGGGTGAGCGGCTGCAGTTCAAGGTCGGCAACCGGGATCTTTACGGGCTGGATTTTCGCTGGGTCGACGAGGAACAGATCGCCCGCCTCGAATTCCCCGAGAACGCGGTTGTGCTGGAAAGGCAGGAGTACGGCAATTTTTACGGCATGCTGAGCAGTGTTTCCCTTCCGGCACCGGCGGGTGAGGCCACGGACACCTGGGACCTTCTGGACCAGGCCCACGCATTGGTGGAAGAACGGATGGAGGTTGTCGAGGATATCGGCGACCAGTTGACCAGTCTCAATATCAGAATGGGGAAACTGAGGAATCGGCAGCTCGAACTGAAGCATGGCGGCCGGGCGCCGGCAGATGCGGCCCTGCAGCAGATCGAAAACCAAATGCAGCAGATCCGCGAGAAGTTCGAGGGTCTGGTCGATCGCCAGAACGCCTTGCTGAAGGAATTGCATGAAGTGACCGCCACTTTCGTCAGCGCCGATGGAACTGAAAAAGTCATGGAAGTGGCCAACCTGGTTCGCTACTATCGCCCCAATGAAATGGGATTGGGGGAAAAGGTCCTGTTCTATCTCAGCAAGCTGGGTGAACTGATTCTGGGAGAACCCCGGGAAGCCAATACCGAAGGGGGGCTTTTCCCGGCCATTTTCGGCACCGTCATGCTGATTTTCGTCATGAGCCTGGTGTCCTTCCCCCTCGGCGTTCTGGCCGCCATCTACCTGCGGGAATACGCCAAGGATGGACTGATCGTGCGCCTCGTGCGGATTGCGGTCAACAACCTGGCTGGTATCCCTTCCATCGTCTACGGCATCTTCGGCCTGGCCTTTTTCGTCTACGGCATCGGCTCCAGCATCGACATGCTGTTCTTCCCGGAGCGCCTGCCCAATCCCACCTTCGGCACCGGCGGCATCCTCTGGGCCAGCCTGACCCTGTCGCTGCTGACCGTGCCGGTCGTCATCGTATCAACGGAAGAAGCTTTGGGAGCGATTCCCGCCGGGGTGCGGGACGGCTCCCTGGCTCTGGGGGCGACCAAATTCCAGACCCTGTGGCGGATTTTGCTGCCGATGGCGTCGCCGGGGATCATGACCGGTCTGATTCTGGCCATGGCCCGCGCGGCCGGCGAGGTGGCGCCGCTGATGATCACCGGGGTGGTCAAGCTGGCCCCGGCCCTGCCGCTGGACGGCAACTTCCCCTACCTGCATCTGGACCGCAAGTTCATGCATCTGGGCTTCCACATTTACGACATCGGTTTCCAGTCCCCCAATGTGGAGGCGGCCAAGCCGATGGTCTTCGTCACCACCCTGTTGCTGGTGCTGATCGTGCTGGTGATGAGCAGCATCGCCATTCACTTGCGCAATAAAATGAAAAAACGCTATACTTACCGGGCATTTTGA
- the pstB gene encoding phosphate ABC transporter ATP-binding protein PstB produces MTETYTVPIQDPIVNVSNLDFYYGPSKALHSISLSFPRNQVTALIGPSGCGKSTFLRCLNRMNDLVDGARTEGSILLEGQEINSPDTDIIALRRKVGMVFQKSNPFPKSIYENVIYGLRIGGEKDKTRLDETVERSLKGAALWDEVKDRLQESALSLSGGQMQRLCIARAIAVNPEIVLMDEPCSALDPKSTARVEELIGELRSSYTIIIVTHNMQQAARVSDYTAFLYEGWLVEFGLTKHIFVKPKSKQTEDYITGRFG; encoded by the coding sequence ATGACTGAAACCTACACAGTTCCCATTCAGGATCCGATCGTCAACGTCAGCAATCTGGATTTTTACTACGGCCCCTCCAAGGCGCTCCATTCCATCAGCCTGTCCTTTCCGCGCAATCAGGTCACCGCCCTGATCGGCCCCTCGGGCTGCGGCAAGTCGACCTTTCTGCGCTGCCTCAACCGGATGAACGATCTGGTCGACGGGGCGCGGACGGAAGGGAGCATCCTTCTGGAGGGGCAGGAGATCAATTCTCCGGATACCGATATCATCGCCCTGCGCCGCAAGGTCGGCATGGTGTTTCAGAAATCCAACCCCTTTCCCAAATCGATCTACGAAAATGTGATTTACGGGCTCCGCATCGGCGGGGAGAAGGACAAGACCCGGCTTGATGAAACGGTGGAAAGGAGTCTGAAAGGCGCCGCTCTCTGGGATGAGGTGAAGGATCGCCTGCAGGAATCGGCGTTGAGCCTCTCCGGCGGCCAGATGCAGCGACTGTGCATCGCCCGGGCCATTGCCGTGAATCCCGAGATTGTGCTGATGGATGAGCCCTGCTCGGCCCTCGACCCCAAGTCAACCGCCCGGGTGGAGGAGCTGATCGGGGAATTGCGCTCTTCCTACACCATCATCATCGTCACCCATAACATGCAGCAGGCCGCGCGTGTGTCCGACTATACCGCCTTTCTCTATGAAGGGTGGCTGGTCGAGTTCGGGCTGACCAAGCATATTTTCGTCAAGCCGAAGAGCAAGCAGACCGAAGACTACATTACCGGACGGTTCGGTTGA
- the phoU gene encoding phosphate signaling complex protein PhoU yields MTMHLAREIEKLKKRILTLGSEVEDVLQQSVQALDTMDGSLAATVAEGDNRIDTLEVDLEEECLKVLALYQPVANDLRFIISVLKINNDLERIADLAVNISERVLDLLRHERIPVPFQFSEMSGLVSDMVKKSLDSLVNLDQRQAREVIALDDQVDALHHNSYGLVKDRIRKNPNHIEPLICYLVVSRYLERIADQATNIAEDVLYLIEGKIVRHTI; encoded by the coding sequence ATGACAATGCATCTCGCCAGAGAGATTGAAAAATTGAAGAAGCGGATCCTCACCCTGGGGTCGGAGGTCGAGGACGTTCTGCAGCAGTCTGTCCAGGCCTTGGACACAATGGACGGCAGCCTGGCCGCCACGGTTGCCGAAGGCGACAATCGCATCGACACCCTCGAGGTCGACCTGGAGGAGGAGTGCCTCAAGGTCCTGGCCCTTTACCAGCCGGTGGCCAACGACCTGCGTTTCATCATTTCGGTGCTCAAAATCAACAACGATCTGGAGCGGATCGCCGATCTGGCGGTCAACATCTCCGAACGGGTTCTAGATCTGCTCAGGCATGAACGGATTCCCGTTCCCTTCCAGTTTTCGGAAATGTCCGGACTTGTCTCCGACATGGTCAAAAAAAGCCTCGATTCCCTCGTGAATCTCGACCAGCGGCAGGCACGGGAGGTGATCGCCCTGGACGACCAGGTCGACGCCCTGCACCACAACAGCTACGGACTGGTCAAGGATCGGATACGCAAGAACCCGAATCATATCGAGCCTCTGATCTGCTACCTGGTGGTTTCCCGCTACCTGGAAAGGATTGCCGACCAGGCCACCAACATCGCCGAGGATGTGCTCTACCTCATCGAAGGAAAGATCGTGCGACACACGATTTAG
- a CDS encoding nucleoside deaminase — translation MAMPPLPFEVSLRLPAWISEVLPPADRIYPGSRERMDLVLALASANVAKQTGGPFAAAVFDMKTGLLIAAGVNLVTYCGCSAAHAEMVALMLAQRRLQSFTLNGNRLPVCELVSSTEPCAMCLGALPWSGIRSLICGARDSDARAVGFDEGDKPADWVAGLERRGIRVLRDVGREEARRIMEDYIRRGGVVYNG, via the coding sequence ATGGCCATGCCCCCTCTCCCCTTCGAAGTGAGCCTGCGCCTGCCCGCCTGGATCAGCGAGGTCCTTCCGCCGGCAGACCGCATCTACCCCGGCTCCCGCGAGCGGATGGACCTGGTGCTGGCCCTGGCCAGCGCCAATGTCGCAAAACAGACGGGAGGTCCCTTCGCGGCGGCGGTTTTCGACATGAAGACCGGCTTGCTGATCGCGGCCGGGGTCAATCTTGTCACCTATTGCGGCTGCTCCGCCGCCCATGCCGAAATGGTCGCTCTGATGCTCGCCCAGAGGCGCCTCCAATCCTTTACCCTTAACGGAAACAGGCTGCCTGTCTGTGAACTGGTCTCTTCCACTGAACCGTGCGCCATGTGCCTCGGAGCCCTCCCCTGGTCCGGCATCCGTAGCCTGATCTGCGGCGCCCGGGACAGTGATGCGAGGGCTGTCGGCTTCGACGAAGGGGACAAACCGGCGGATTGGGTCGCCGGACTGGAAAGGCGCGGCATCAGGGTCTTGCGGGATGTGGGTCGCGAGGAGGCTCGGCGGATCATGGAAGATTATATTCGCCGGGGCGGAGTGGTTTACAACGGGTAA
- a CDS encoding FRG domain-containing protein, translating to MTIGRSADIEFPVNEIRINSWSELQNELFAESWDEDLGRFRSRFAFRGLSDAGYRLETTLIRLGGDYGRLEHHLLRNFKKYAHGQGVQEGSFWHWMSVAQHYGLPTRLLDWTYSPFIAMHFATANICKFNVDGAIWAVNYVKTRKLLPDTLRLRLDQEGANVFTVEMLAELITNREQLAAMAAEDSVIFFEPPSMQERIVNQHAFFSVMSDPEKSLCDCLRGHSDMWRKVVIPAELKWEIRDKLDQANITERVLFPGLDGLSQWLKRHYSPKDVAYFCR from the coding sequence ATGACCATCGGCCGATCTGCCGACATCGAGTTTCCCGTCAACGAAATCCGCATCAACAGCTGGAGCGAACTGCAGAACGAGCTGTTTGCCGAATCCTGGGACGAGGATCTGGGGCGTTTCCGTTCACGCTTCGCCTTTCGCGGACTGTCTGACGCCGGTTACCGGCTGGAGACCACGCTTATCCGTCTGGGCGGCGACTACGGTCGTCTGGAACATCACCTGCTGCGCAATTTCAAGAAGTATGCGCATGGCCAGGGTGTGCAGGAGGGCTCCTTCTGGCACTGGATGTCGGTGGCCCAGCACTATGGGCTGCCGACCCGGCTGCTGGACTGGACCTACTCCCCCTTCATCGCCATGCATTTCGCCACCGCCAACATCTGCAAGTTCAATGTGGACGGAGCCATTTGGGCCGTCAATTACGTCAAGACCCGGAAACTTCTTCCCGACACCCTGCGCCTGCGGCTGGATCAGGAAGGGGCCAACGTCTTTACCGTTGAAATGCTGGCCGAGCTGATCACCAACCGGGAGCAGTTGGCCGCCATGGCCGCCGAGGATTCCGTGATCTTTTTCGAGCCGCCGTCAATGCAGGAGCGCATCGTCAACCAGCACGCGTTTTTTTCCGTCATGTCCGACCCGGAAAAATCGCTCTGCGACTGCCTGCGGGGTCATTCGGACATGTGGCGCAAGGTCGTCATCCCAGCGGAACTCAAGTGGGAAATCCGGGACAAGCTTGACCAGGCCAACATCACCGAGCGGGTGCTGTTTCCCGGGCTGGACGGCCTCAGCCAGTGGCTCAAGCGGCATTACAGCCCTAAGGACGTCGCCTACTTCTGCCGCTGA